The genomic segment TTTTTAGTCAAATAAATTAGCGAGAATAGTTCAAATACTCATCATCAACGAGGGCATAACATAATCCAACTCACATTAATCAACAATACCCTTAATAATTTTCAACCTTTCTCATCCAAAATCAAccccaaaaatagaaaatcaaaaatttttatcTTAACCTATAAAATCCTTCCAAGAAACACCcatgtaaattatatatatatatatatatatatatatatatatatatatatatatatatatatatatatatatatatatatatatatatatatatatatatatatatatataatccacttaaaaaaaatcttttttatttcctttttaaaaatgtagtattaattaattaaacaatctATTAAAAACCATCAAAAATCATGATATCAAtagtaaaaattatgatatagcTCTGATCCAGATGAATCAGATATCTAGAATTCGAATATTCAATTACCTCGAATGATATCGGTTatacaattatttttaaaatttttctaaagcaaatttaaatttagtaGATGAAGAAACCTAATATGTTGCAGTGTTTTTGAACTTTATGTTGCATTTTTTGCTTCAAGCACACCTAATAGGagcatatataatttattttcttctccATTGCGATATTCATAAAAAAAGGGTTATTTGGTACGGTTTAGGAGAACCGCAACATAAAGATAAAATCTTTTAATTTCTCATATAAGCTTTAATGTTTTAATAATTGATACTTTGGTGAACCGGAGCATatatagtagattggtttttTCTCCTGGTGTTCTACGGTATTCAAATGTTTAAGCgtacatttaaatttttaagcGTAAATAAATTAAGTGTTCTTTAATATCAATATGGTGAGATGctcaataaattaaattaactaaCAGTTGGCGGCGATCTTGCGAAATTTACTTTATCATTGTTACGTTTTAcgttttctattttaaaatctaaaaatttaaaatttaaaataaaaaaaaatcgaaaaccTAATATCTAGATTTTCGGGTTGATTCTTGATCTGATATCCAAAGTTTAAAATCTTCAATTTTTGAAATCAGAGATACGAAAGATCAAATTACTATATAAACCCTACCTATAGGGATTCTCTATGCTTACtgcaataaaatgaaaaacattCAAATTTATCTATTAGGCTTATAAAATTGAAGTAACATTAATAAATGAATGATTTGCAAATCACAACTTTAAAGTTTAgtatttttgcgaattacagcatTAATGTTCAGTTTTTGCAAATTAGATCCACCAAAGTGTCAACGTTTACAATATTTAGGCCAAAATACAGAATTTCGACCATTTTTGTGGACATAATTTTAGTTTAAGTGGTCGGAATTATGTGATTTGGCTTAAATGTTGTAGACGTTGATACTTTAGTGGCcgtaattcgcaaaagtacaaaattttaaggctataattcaacaattatttttaataaataaataaatattcctaaactaaaataaatagataCTCTTAACTATTTTATAGTGATAGAGTGAGCTAAGGGAAATAACGAACTAGGTCAAAATCAAACTACATACATTTCCTAAAGAATAGTTTTTCTCTTCAACTAAAACCAAATAAGTAACAAATTCTCTATATTTATTGAAGTTTTCCCCTCACAATATTCGCAACAGAGAACAACTCCTAatttttctctcaaaaaccaAACGTTCATCATTTTCCTTTATATATTTCGCTATACTCCATTTTATATCAAAATCCTAACCGAGATTGAATTCTATCTTTTCCTTCCAAGGGTTTATCTTATTTTCCTTTatgaattaatatttattttttaactttcCTCTTCACAATGTGGGAGATTCATTTAAGCAtatgaatttcaaataaatgTTTGTGGGTTTCTGTTAAATTTTGATTCTTTTTCTTCTCctacaaaattttttgattccAATCAATAGTTTAGttctaattacataaaaaattttgaagaatGGGCGTGATTTTGCGGGAAAAACAgcagaagaaggagaagaaaatgGAAGAAGGTAGAGATGGTGTAAGGAGAGAGGAAGATGATGTCTTAAATCCTCCTAATAATTTTTCAATGGTGGAAGAAGGATTATATAGATCTGGGTTTCCAGAACCTTCCAATTTTGAGTTCTTGGAAACCCTAAATCTCAAGTCTATCATGTAAGTTCTATTTATTGTTCATATACAATTTTGCTCtgttaatgtatttaatgaCCTTAATTATGCTTTTATAATCGAATAATTGCAATTATATGAAAAGCCCttaattatgtttaattaattgactaattttaattatatgaattggattaaatgtttaatgttgatttttcaatctttttgtAGATATTTATGCACTGAGCAATACCCAGAAGAACACAAGAAGTTTCTTGATTctcataatataaaattgtttCAATTTGGAATTGAAGGGACAAAGGTAAAATTCTTTCATTGTTTTAATgcttaatttctatttttttataaggTTTTCTGactaatatttacttttatggAGTATATTctataatatttgattttttaaaaattttctggTATAATTTAGCAAATCAATCTGTGAATTGTTATCTGTGTATGAATTTATATTTTGCCTAAAACACCCAACAATTGGCTTGTTTTTTTTGTAATTGGCAGGGATTAGTGAATCAGTTGACAGTGGTAGGTGTAATAGTTAATCTAGTAGAATTTAAGATAAGTTTTTAATTAGGGattgataaaatttaattattaagttaaATACTTAAAAGGGTTTCTTTTGTGGGATGAACAAATGAAATCATTATGATTAGCTGCTTTCTTTAGAAGTTAACTTGAGATTTGTTACAATAAAACATTAGAAAGCTTTTGAAAATGATATGTTTACATGGTCGGATCTTTCGATTTTTTTTCGTGTTTATGCTTGTCATAGAGCATAGATTCTTATTCATTAgtaggattttaattttaatgatgCCTTTTCTTGGTTATGCTAAACATTAGGAAATGGTAAACATTGGTTAAAATTTCCTGTTAGTAAATTAGATTGCAATAAGTTCGATGGATGGTCTTCACCTAACGGAGCGGAGATGTGATCCGCTTTAAATATTAAGTGTGTGCGTGACAGTCTTCCCGTTTTTTCATCTGTTCCGGGAGAAAGTTGCTTGCTTTGGCTATCCTCTTACGTGCATCTTCCGTTTCACAACAAATTTCCTCCCCACCCTTTCCTTCTTCCGACCTTTCCATTTAGCATAAAGTCCGTGGAGGGAAATTTTTGAAAGTTACATATGAAAAGCGGATATCTATGGGATGGGATCATCTATTTTTTGATTTAGAAGGTTGTCGACCTGTTGTACTAAATGAACTTTTGACATGTGGTGAGAAGTAATCTgttggcctttcttttggagggtCACATGAGTGGACTCAAAAGAAAAGTCACCATCATTGTTGGGTCATATGTGCATTTTAGAATGTATAGGGCCCTTAAAATTAATGGATAGACATCAAAATGCGAGTGATTTATTGATCAAGCTTCTAAAATCTTAATTAGCTGATTGAATCGCTAATaattaagttaatagtttctttCCGATAGAAACTACTAATGAAATTTGAGGGAGTTGTCTGTTTATTGGTCATTGCATAATGGAGCTAGGTTGCCAAGGAAGTGAAGATGGATCCAAATGTTGAATTTGGATAATATATTGAGCGTATCGTGTTGAATTCAATGATATTGATTGTTCCATGATAAGTTAAGCTATCTTGTTATAGATGTGCGAGACTTTATCATTAAATCAGTTGGAGTAATCAAACTCCTTTGTATGTTAGCGACATAAAACATGATGTAAGAGTTAAACTGGAATGgagtttattattttcttatgctGTTGCTGCGGCTTCTGCAGGAGACGATCCCTGGGGATGTCATCTCTAAGGCTCTTAGGATTTTGATAGGTAGTTTCACATGAACATTTACACACATAGACTACTCATGATGTTTTCCGATTTATTTATCTGATTCAAGCTTATTGTCTGCAGATGTGAGAAATTACCCGATTCTGATTCACTGCAAACGTGGAAAGGTAATGACCGAACTGCAACCATCTACTTGACTAATAAAGTTCTAGTTCATTTGCGTCATCTCAATATAACGGACCTCGTGGGCTATGGTTTGTCGCCATCCACTTCAGACCCCTTATCGTAGCTTATCTGAGCCCGATAtattgagtatgatgatgatgattaaagttaTAATGTGACATACTAATTCCTAGTGTGGCGTGTTATTTCGGGATAAACCGATAGAATTAATATTTGTTTCTCATTGATGATCACCGCATTGCTCTTATCAGCCTTAACTCATTTAAATCACCCGTGATTTTGCAGCATCGCACAGGTTGCCTCGTGGGCTGTTTTAGGAAACTACAG from the Amaranthus tricolor cultivar Red isolate AtriRed21 chromosome 12, ASM2621246v1, whole genome shotgun sequence genome contains:
- the LOC130797000 gene encoding tyrosine-protein phosphatase DSP5-like encodes the protein MACFKNRMGVILREKQQKKEKKMEEGRDGVRREEDDVLNPPNNFSMVEEGLYRSGFPEPSNFEFLETLNLKSIIYLCTEQYPEEHKKFLDSHNIKLFQFGIEGTKETIPGDVISKALRILIDVRNYPILIHCKRGKHRTGCLVGCFRKLQNWCLSSVFEEYQRFAGAKARINDMKFMERYDGLHIRQSLYSIIYQYQGYGSNKRRLLDRGEQLTQNPHQNKLVSLR